The Pseudomonas sp. G2-4 genome window below encodes:
- the pdxB gene encoding 4-phosphoerythronate dehydrogenase PdxB → MLIVADENIPLLDAFFQGFGEIRRVPGRGIDRAMVEQADVLLVRSVSQVNRALLEGSKVRFVGTCTIGTDHLDLDYFAEAGIRWASAPGCNARGVVDYVLGSLMTLAEIEGADLQQRTFGVVGAGQVGGRLIEVLKGLGWTVKVCDPPRQVAEGGEYVSLEQIIEQCDVISLHTPLTRDGEHPTWHLFDEERLNQLKPGSWLINAARGPVIDNAALREVLLEREDLQAVLDVWEQEPTVDVDLADLCVVATPHIAGYSLDGRQRGTAQIYEALCAFLERPVEVRLSDLLPRPWLAGITLDAETDPAWALAALCRSVYDPRRDDADFRRSLVGTVSEQRSAFDALRKHYPPRREIDSLKVRIEGASATLQQIVTALGATAV, encoded by the coding sequence ATGCTGATCGTCGCTGACGAAAACATCCCCCTGCTTGATGCGTTTTTCCAAGGTTTCGGCGAAATCCGCCGGGTGCCCGGGCGGGGTATCGACCGGGCGATGGTCGAGCAGGCCGACGTGCTGCTGGTGCGCTCGGTGAGCCAGGTCAATCGGGCGCTGCTGGAAGGCAGCAAGGTGCGCTTCGTCGGCACCTGCACCATTGGCACCGATCACCTGGACCTCGATTATTTCGCCGAGGCCGGCATCCGCTGGGCCAGTGCGCCGGGCTGCAATGCCCGTGGCGTGGTGGACTATGTGCTGGGCAGCCTGATGACCCTGGCTGAAATCGAAGGCGCGGACCTCCAGCAGCGGACCTTCGGCGTGGTGGGGGCCGGTCAGGTGGGCGGGCGGTTGATCGAGGTGCTCAAGGGGCTTGGCTGGACCGTGAAGGTCTGCGATCCGCCACGCCAGGTCGCCGAGGGTGGCGAGTATGTGAGCCTGGAGCAGATCATCGAGCAGTGCGATGTGATCAGCCTGCACACACCGTTGACCCGCGACGGTGAACACCCGACCTGGCACCTGTTCGATGAAGAACGCCTGAACCAGCTCAAGCCCGGCTCCTGGTTGATCAACGCGGCCCGAGGCCCGGTGATCGATAATGCCGCGCTGCGCGAGGTGCTGCTGGAGCGAGAGGACTTGCAAGCGGTGCTGGATGTCTGGGAGCAGGAGCCCACCGTGGATGTGGACCTGGCCGACCTGTGTGTGGTCGCCACGCCGCACATTGCCGGCTACAGCCTTGATGGTCGCCAGCGCGGCACGGCGCAGATCTACGAGGCCTTGTGCGCTTTCCTGGAACGACCGGTTGAAGTACGCCTGAGTGACCTGCTGCCCCGGCCCTGGCTGGCGGGCATCACCCTGGACGCCGAAACCGACCCGGCCTGGGCCCTGGCGGCGCTGTGCCGGAGCGTGTACGACCCACGTCGCGACGACGCGGATTTTCGTCGCAGCCTGGTGGGAACGGTCAGTGAGCAACGCAGTGCGTTTGATGCCCTGCGCAAGCACTATCCGCCGCGCCGGGAAATCGACAGCTTGAAGGTGCGTATCGAAGGGGCGTCCGCGACCTTGCAACAGATCGTGACGGCGCTCGGTGCCACCGCGGTTTAG
- a CDS encoding PA1571 family protein: protein MSLQHSSDDKIQVIRTQPDQSLGCSFIDAQGREVPITEDMIQKACSELEKRLVKPVEQK, encoded by the coding sequence ATGTCCTTGCAACACAGCAGCGACGACAAGATTCAAGTGATCCGCACGCAACCGGACCAATCCCTGGGCTGCTCGTTTATCGATGCCCAAGGGCGCGAAGTCCCGATCACTGAAGACATGATCCAGAAGGCGTGCAGCGAGCTGGAGAAACGCCTGGTCAAACCTGTCGAACAAAAGTGA
- a CDS encoding ABC transporter transmembrane domain-containing protein: MLLMLSSQQRRAIRLASGFIAPYRKQVIGALLALIVTAGITLSMGQGIRLLVDQGFMTRSPHLLNQSIGLFMVLVVGLAIGTFARFYLVSWIGERVVADIRRQVFNHLVYLHPGFYENNRSSEIQSRLTTDTTLLQSVIGSSLSLFLRNALMVVGGIVLLFITNPKLTSIVVIALPLVLAPILIFGRRVRSLSRQSQDRIADVGSYVSETLGQIKTVQAYNHQVQDEQRFSVTVEQAFDTARKRIAQRAWLITLVIVLVLGAVGVMLWVGGMDVIAGRISGGELAAFVFYSLIVGSAFGTLSEVIGELQRAAGAAERIAELLRSENIIQPPLSGLVTLPERVRGDLRLEGVRFSYPSRPESYAVDGLDLTIRAGETLALVGPSGAGKSTVYDLLLRFYDPAQGQILIDDVPLTQLDPLDLRRHFALVSQNPALFFGTVEENIRYGNPDATSEQVREAAQIAHAHDFIEKMPDGYQTHLGDGGLGLSGGQRQRLAIARALLVDAPILLLDEATSALDAQSEHLIQQALPSLMKNRTTLVIAHRLATVKNADRIAVMDQGKVVAVGTHQELVASNALYARLAALQFNVGLEATTD; this comes from the coding sequence ATGCTCCTGATGCTTTCTTCCCAGCAACGCCGTGCCATACGCCTGGCCAGCGGTTTCATCGCCCCTTATCGCAAGCAGGTCATCGGCGCTTTACTGGCCCTGATTGTTACCGCTGGCATTACCTTGTCCATGGGGCAAGGCATCCGATTGTTGGTGGACCAGGGGTTCATGACCCGCTCACCGCACCTGCTCAATCAATCCATCGGCCTGTTCATGGTGCTGGTGGTGGGACTGGCGATCGGTACGTTTGCCCGTTTCTACCTGGTGTCGTGGATCGGCGAACGGGTGGTGGCCGATATCCGACGGCAGGTCTTCAACCATTTGGTGTACTTGCATCCCGGCTTCTACGAAAACAACCGCAGTTCGGAAATACAGTCGCGGCTGACCACCGATACAACCCTGTTGCAGTCGGTGATCGGTTCGTCGTTGTCGCTGTTTCTGCGTAATGCCTTGATGGTCGTTGGCGGCATCGTGTTGCTATTCATCACCAACCCCAAGCTGACCAGCATCGTTGTGATTGCATTGCCGTTGGTGCTGGCGCCGATCCTGATCTTCGGCCGGAGGGTGCGCAGCCTGTCGCGACAGAGCCAGGACCGCATCGCCGACGTTGGCAGCTACGTCTCCGAAACCCTCGGCCAGATCAAGACCGTGCAGGCCTACAATCATCAGGTTCAGGATGAACAGCGTTTTTCCGTGACGGTGGAGCAGGCCTTCGACACTGCCCGCAAGCGTATCGCTCAAAGGGCCTGGCTGATCACGCTGGTGATCGTGCTGGTGCTGGGAGCGGTGGGGGTCATGCTCTGGGTCGGCGGTATGGATGTGATCGCCGGGCGGATCTCCGGCGGTGAACTGGCGGCTTTTGTTTTCTACAGCCTGATCGTTGGCAGTGCCTTTGGCACCCTGAGCGAAGTGATCGGTGAGTTGCAACGCGCGGCTGGTGCGGCGGAGCGCATCGCCGAGTTGCTGCGTTCGGAGAACATCATCCAACCGCCGCTTTCAGGCCTGGTGACGTTGCCGGAGCGGGTTCGCGGCGATTTGCGCCTTGAAGGCGTGCGTTTCTCCTATCCGTCCCGACCGGAAAGCTATGCGGTCGACGGTCTTGACCTGACCATTCGCGCCGGTGAAACCCTCGCCCTGGTCGGACCTTCCGGCGCCGGCAAATCAACGGTGTATGACCTGCTGCTGCGTTTCTACGATCCGGCGCAAGGGCAGATTCTCATCGACGACGTGCCGCTGACCCAACTCGATCCGCTGGACCTGCGCCGCCATTTCGCCCTGGTCTCGCAAAACCCCGCGCTGTTTTTCGGTACGGTCGAAGAGAACATTCGCTATGGCAATCCTGACGCGACTTCCGAGCAGGTGCGCGAAGCCGCGCAGATCGCCCACGCCCACGACTTCATCGAAAAAATGCCCGATGGCTACCAGACCCACCTGGGCGATGGCGGCCTGGGGCTATCCGGCGGCCAGCGCCAACGCCTGGCCATCGCCCGGGCTTTGTTGGTGGACGCGCCGATCCTGCTGCTGGACGAAGCCACCAGTGCCCTCGATGCGCAAAGCGAACACCTGATCCAGCAGGCCCTGCCCAGCCTGATGAAAAACCGCACCACCCTGGTCATCGCCCATCGCCTGGCCACGGTGAAAAACGCCGACCGGATCGCAGTGATGGACCAGGGCAAAGTGGTCGCCGTGGGCACCCACCAGGAACTGGTCGCCAGCAATGCGCTGTATGCGCGGTTGGCGGCGTTGCAGTTCAATGTGGGGCTGGAGGCGACAACTGACTAA